One Vigna unguiculata cultivar IT97K-499-35 chromosome 11, ASM411807v1, whole genome shotgun sequence DNA window includes the following coding sequences:
- the LOC114169914 gene encoding early nodulin-like protein 2, protein MDLQNPLYFFFCLLLTLLSSSQAKKFNVGESQGWVPNPSESYNNWAERNRFQINDTIVFNYKKGSDSVLEVKKEDYDKCNTTNPIKKFENGDTEFKFDRSGPFYFISGKDGNCEKGQKLIVVVLSPRKSPSPSSSPLLPPKYLPSPSPKPNPPTVSPSSPPSPPPPPAVQPPSSSISPKPARGPSAAAPGPENWHPASAPAPQTMYPVTSPPAPPPETGTPPPYLGPASSPQSPEGPTSPPQSPAGPTSPPQSQPSNSTAPSPTSGGFAVAPSNALVYFVTIVVGAALLRY, encoded by the exons ATGGATCTTCAAAATCCTCTGTACTTCTTCTTCTGCCTTCTCCTCACTCTCCTCTCAAGTTCCCAAGCCAAGAAATTCAACGTTGGTGAAAGCCAAGGGTGGGTTCCAAATCCTTCTGAGAGTTACAACAACTGGGCTGAAAGAAACCGATTCCAAATCAATGACACAATAG TGTTCAACTACAAGAAGGGTTCGGATTCGGTGTTGGAAGTGAAGAAGGAAGATTATGATAAGTGCAACACGACCAACCCAATTAAGAAGTTTGAAAACGGTGACACTGAGTTCAAGTTTGATCGATCAGGACCATTTTACTTCATTAGTGGAAAAGATGGAAACTGTGAAAAGGGTCAGAAAttaattgttgttgttttgtcCCCGAGAAAATCACCATCACCTTCATCATCGCCATTGTTGCCACCAAAATATTTGCCTTCACCCTCACCGAAGCCTAACCCACCAACCGTTTCGCCGTCCTCTCCGCCGTCCCCTCCGCCGCCCCCAGCGGTTCAACCTCCGTCAAGCTCAATATCTCCGAAACCGGCCAGAGGGCCTTCGGCGGCAGCTCCGGGACCTGAAAACTGGCATCCTGCGAGTGCTCCGGCGCCTCAAACCATGTATCCGGTGACTTCTCCTCCGGCACCGCCACCGGAGACGGGGACTCCACCGCCGTATCTGGGGCCAGCTTCTTCACCGCAGTCTCCGGAGGGGCCAACTTCTCCGCCGCAGTCGCCGGCGGGGCCAACTTCACCACCGCAGTCGCAGCCGTCTAATTCAACGGCGCCGTCACCGACGAGTGGTGGTTTTGCTGTGGCTCCTTCAAACGCTTTGGTGTATTTCGTAACAATTGTAGTTGGTGCGGCTTTGTTGCGTTACTGA
- the LOC114170166 gene encoding uncharacterized protein LOC114170166 — protein MWCAQALANRRRRDNTGDDETAHAIHRMVDAMQPSAAQPRARVAPTRPVTMEDFMRHRPTKFTGRTTPDEVDAWLRECEKICRALGCTDAQKLTFGTFLLVVDAEYWWVGMQQLMQTREERVTWANFKTRFLEKYFPNSAKYEREAEFLTLQQGTITVQAYTDKFEYLVRFYSQIVNEEWHCRKFQGGLSHELRRFLVPLRIREFPVLVEQAKMVEQLERDPSRVMKELPNNSGIGEERQEKPYTRPQCEGRGTMKCFECGGDHFR, from the coding sequence ATGTGGTGTGCACAAGCTTTGGCAAACAGGAGAAGGAGGGATAATACTGGGGATGATGAGACTGCACATGCGATTCATCGGATGGTGGACGCGATGCAGCCCAGTGCAGCGCAACCTAGAGCCAGAGTTGCACCTACTCGTCCTGTGACTATGGAAGATTTCATGAGGCACAGGCCAACTAAATTCACTGGCAGGACCACTCCGGATGAGGTAGATGCATGGCTGAGGGAGTGTGAAAAGATATGTCGAGCGCTTGGGTGCACTGATGCACAGAAGTTGACCTTCGGCACATTCCTTCTTGTGGTGGATGCTGAGTACTGGTGGGTGGGGATGCAGCAGCTGATGCAGACCCGCGAAGAGCGAGTAACTTGGGCTAACTTCAAGACACGATTCTTGGAGAAATACTTTCCAAACAGTGCCAAATATGAAAGGGAAGCGGAGTTCCTTACTTTGCAGCAAGGGACTATCACGGTGCAGGCTTATACTGATAAGTTTGAGTACTTGGTGAGGTTCTACTCGCAGATTGTCAATGAAGAATGGCACTGTAGAAAATTCCAAGGCGGTCTGAGCCATGAGTTGCGTCGATTCCTCGTACCCTTGAGGATCCGAGAGTTCCCTGTATTGGTGGAACAAGCAAAGATGGTGGAACAACTGGAGAGGGACCCAAGTCGAGTCATGAAGGAACTTCCTAACAATAGTGGCATCGGCGAAGAACGACAAGAGAAACCCTACACCAGACCTCAATGTGAAGGACGGGGGACAATGAAGTGTTTCGAGTGCGGGGGAGACCATTTTCGGTGA